A part of Rhodamnia argentea isolate NSW1041297 chromosome 8, ASM2092103v1, whole genome shotgun sequence genomic DNA contains:
- the LOC115741219 gene encoding protein NRT1/ PTR FAMILY 5.6-like produces the protein MMMMKKKKKEAREGDGDKWVNDSSVDHRGKVPLRASTGVWKASLFIITIEFSERLSYFGIATNLISYLTRVIHQDLKTAAKSVNYWAGVTTLMPLIGGFLADAYTGRFAIIIFSSLVYLMGLSLLTLSQFIPSLRPCDSTSPCSRARKVHEVVLFLALYCISIGTGGHKPCLESFGADQFDDNHDEERKKKMSYFNWWNFGLCCGLFLGVTIIVYVQDNVSWGVADLVLAVTMAVTIITFYAGRSYYRYRSPEGSPLTPLLQVLVAAIRKRNLPHTSSPDSLFEAPASESSHKRLLHHTNRLRFFDKAAILDGSKEASNGEKYNPWRLATVTQVEEMKLVLNMIPIWLTSLPFGVCIAQASTFFVKQGAAMDRRIGSGGHSFEIPAASTYALGAVGMIISVTMYEKLLVPILRKSTGNERGINILQRIGFGMIFSVVAMSVAALVEAKRLRTWKHDILVQGRAMTKPSMSVFWLAPQFLILGLGDGFTLVGLQEYFYDQVPDSMRSLGIAIYLSVIGGGSFLSSFLIMVVDHITRRGGDGGEGWVGKDLNSSHLDRFYWLLAAINLANLCVYVAIARRYTYKNVQRREVVANDCRENGEDHEARA, from the exons atgatgatgatgaagaagaagaagaaggaagcgaGGGAAGGAGATGGCGACAAGTGGGTGAACGACTCGTCAGTGGATCACAGAGGAAAGGTCCCGCTCCGAGCGTCCACTGGTGTCTGGAAAGCCTCTCTCTTCATCATCA CAATTGAGTTCAGTGAGAGGCTGAGCTACTTCGGAATAGCAACAAACTTGATCTCGTACCTCACCAGGGTGATCCATCAGGACCTCAAGACAGCTGCGAAGAGCGTCAACTACTGGGCCGGCGTCACCACGTTGATGCCCCTGATCGGCGGCTTCCTAGCCGACGCCTACACCGGCCGGTTTGCCATCATCATATTCTCGTCCCTTGTCTATCTTATG GGTCTGAGCCTTCTCACATTGTCTCAATTCATCCCAAGCTTGAGGCCGTGTGACAGTACCAGCCCTTGTAGCCGAGCTCGGAAAGTCCACGAGGTTGTGCTCTTTCTTGCCCTGTACTGCATATCGATCGGCACCGGAGGCCACAAGCCTTGCCTGGAGAGCTTCGGGGCTGACCAGTTCGACGACAACCACGATGAAGagcggaagaagaagatgtcctACTTCAACTGGTGGAACTTTGGGCTTTGCTGTGGCCTCTTCCTGGGAGTGACAATCATAGTCTATGTGCAGGACAATGTGAGCTGGGGCGTCGCCGATCTCGTCCTTGCCGTCACGATGGCGGTCACGATCATCACTTTCTATGCGGGGAGGTCCTATTACCGGTACCGAAGTCCCGAAGGAAGCCCTCTCACGCCGTTACTGCAGGTTTTGGTCGCAGCAATCCGGAAGCGAAACCTGCCTCACACTTCAAGTCCCGACTCGCTCTTCGAAGCCCCGGCATCAGAGAGTTCTCACAAGCGACTCCTTCACCACACGAATCGACTGAG ATTCTTCGACAAAGCCGCGATTCTTGACGGAAGCAAGGAGGCCTCCAATGGAGAGAAATATAATCCATGGAGACTTGCAACAGTGACCCAAGTAGAAGAGATGAAGCTGGTGCTGAACATGATCCCCATTTGGTTGACCTCGCTGCCCTTCGGGGTATGCATCGCGCAGGCCTCGACTTTCTTCGTCAAGCAAGGCGCAGCGATGGACCGGAGGATCGGCAGTGGGGGTCACAGCTTCGAGATCCCCGCTGCCAGCACCTACGCCCTCGGTGCCGTCGGGATGATAATCTCGGTGACCATGTACGAGAAACTGCTTGTCCCAATCCTGAGGAAATCCACGGGCAACGAGAGAGGCATAAACATACTCCAGCGGATCGGATTCGGCATGATCTTCTCCGTCGTGGCCATGTCAGTTGCGGCCCTGGTTGAGGCAAAGCGGCTAAGGACATGGAAACACGACATCCTCGTGCAAGGAAGGGCGATGACCAAACCGTCCATGAGCGTGTTCTGGCTAGCGCCGCAGTTCCTCATCCTTGGCCTCGGGGATGGGTTCACGCTCGTCGGCCTGCAAGAGTACTTCTACGACCAAGTTCCCGACTCGATGAGGAGCCTTGGGATCGCAATATACCTGAGCGTGATCGGGGGCGGGAGCTTCCTGAGCAGCTTCCTCATAATGGTCGTCGACCACATCACAAGGCGGGGTGGCGACGGCGGCGAGGGCTGGGTCGGGAAGGACCTGAACTCAAGCCACCTCGACCGGTTCTACTGGCTGCTCGCGGCGATAAATCTGGCGAACCTCTGCGTTTATGTGGCCATTGCGAGGAGGTACACCTACAAGAATGTGCAGAGGAGGGAGGTGGTTGCGAACGATTGCAGAGAAAATGGGGAGGATCATGAGGCAAGGGCTTGA